The genomic segment GAGGATTCTACCTGCTGCGGTTTTGCATCAACGGAATAAATAGCGACGCATTTTGCGCTTATTCCGTCGATAAGAGCGACGGCTTGAGATTTAAGCTGTGAACTGAAATTTTGCCATCAGCGGAGGAGACATGCTCGATAAACTCGACGCCGCGTTACGTTTTCAGCAGGAAGCGCTCAATTTACGCGCCCAGCGGCAGGAGATTTTAGCCGCGAATATCGCCAACGCCGATACCCCAGGCTTTCAGGCGCGCGATATCGATTTCTCCAGTGAACTTAAAAAGGTCATGGAGCGTGGCCGTGCCGAAGGAACCGGTGTCGCACTGGCATTAACATCCTCTCGCCATATTCCTGCTCAGGCGATGACTGCGCCAACCACTGACTTACTTTATCGCGTGCCCGACCAGCCTTCTCTTGACGGTAACACCGTCGATATGGACCGGGAACGTACACAGTTTGCCGATAACAGCCTGCAATACCAGACGGGGCTGACGCTTCTCGGTGGACAAATTAAAGGCATGATGAGCGTCCTGCAGGGGGGCAACTAATCCATGGCTTTGCTGAATATTTTTGATATTGCCGGTTCGGCGTTAACCGCCCAGTCCAAACGTCTGAACGTTGCCGCCAGTAATCTGGCTAACGCCGACAGCGTGACCGGGCCAGACGGACAGCCGTATCGTGCCAAACAGGTGGTCTTTCAGGTTGATGCCGCACCGGGCGCGGTAACCGGCGGCGTAAAAGTCTCTGACGTGGTTGAGAACCAGGCGCCGGACAAACTGGTGTACGAACCCGGCAACCCGCTCGCGGATGCCAGCGGTTACGTAAAAATGCCTAACGTGGATGTGGTTGGCGAGATGGTGAACTCTATGTCTGCCTCACGCAGTTACCAGGCAAACGTCGAGGTGCTGAACACCGTGAAGAGCATGATGCTCAAAACACTCACACTCGGTCAGTAAAGGAGATTCGCATGTCCATCGCAGTAAATATGAATGATACCGCCAATACGGGCGTAGCCAGGACGAGTTCCACAAATTCACTAACGGGCAACAGTGCCAGCGATCTGCAAAGCAGCTTTCTGACGCTGCTGGTGGCCCAGCTAAAAAACCAGGACCCGACCAACCCAATGCAAAACAACGAACTGACCACGCAGCTTGCGCAGATCAGTACCGTGAGCGGCATTGAGAAACTCAATACCACGCTGGGCTCCGTCTCCGGTCAAATTGACAATAGCCAGTCGCTGCAGGCGGCCAACCTGATTGGACACGGGGTGATGATCCCGGGGACCACCATTCTGGCCGGTAGTAGCACCACCGATGGCACAACCACCACTTCAACCACGCCGTTTGGCGTTGAGCTACAGCAGGCGGCTGACAAGGTGACGGCAACGATCACCGACTCGTCCGGCGCGGTGGTACGGACGATTGATATTGGCGCGCTGAGCGCAGGCGTTCATACCTTTACCTGGGATGGCAGCATGACCGATGGCACTACGGCAGCGAACGGTTCCTATAAAGTGAGCCTCAGCGCCAGCAACGGTTCAACCCAACTGGTGGCCCAGCCGCTGCAGTTTGGGCTGGTACAGGGCGTGATCAAAGGTAGCGACGGCAGCAAACTGGATTTGGGTACCACGGGTACCACCACACTCGACGAAGTTCGGCAGATTATCTAAGCCTTTACACTTATCAGGAGTAAGTCATGGCCTTTTCTCAAGCGGTCAGCGGCCTGAATGCTGCGGCCACCAACCTGGACGTCATTGGCAATAACATCGCCAACTCCGCGACCTATGGTTTCAAATCCGGTTCTGCTTCTTTCGCAGACATGTTTGCCGGCTCTAAAGTGGGCCTCGGCGTGAAAGTCGCGGGCATCACCCAGGACTTTACCGACGGAACCACCACCAACACCGGCCGTGGTCTGGACGTTGCCATCAGCCAGAACGGTTTCTTCCGGATGGTCGATT from the unidentified bacterial endosymbiont genome contains:
- the flgB gene encoding flagellar basal body rod protein FlgB yields the protein MLDKLDAALRFQQEALNLRAQRQEILAANIANADTPGFQARDIDFSSELKKVMERGRAEGTGVALALTSSRHIPAQAMTAPTTDLLYRVPDQPSLDGNTVDMDRERTQFADNSLQYQTGLTLLGGQIKGMMSVLQGGN
- the flgC gene encoding flagellar basal body rod protein FlgC; protein product: MALLNIFDIAGSALTAQSKRLNVAASNLANADSVTGPDGQPYRAKQVVFQVDAAPGAVTGGVKVSDVVENQAPDKLVYEPGNPLADASGYVKMPNVDVVGEMVNSMSASRSYQANVEVLNTVKSMMLKTLTLGQ
- the flgD gene encoding flagellar hook assembly protein FlgD; the protein is MSIAVNMNDTANTGVARTSSTNSLTGNSASDLQSSFLTLLVAQLKNQDPTNPMQNNELTTQLAQISTVSGIEKLNTTLGSVSGQIDNSQSLQAANLIGHGVMIPGTTILAGSSTTDGTTTTSTTPFGVELQQAADKVTATITDSSGAVVRTIDIGALSAGVHTFTWDGSMTDGTTAANGSYKVSLSASNGSTQLVAQPLQFGLVQGVIKGSDGSKLDLGTTGTTTLDEVRQII